A genomic stretch from Oncorhynchus masou masou isolate Uvic2021 unplaced genomic scaffold, UVic_Omas_1.1 unplaced_scaffold_11465, whole genome shotgun sequence includes:
- the LOC135529363 gene encoding guanine nucleotide exchange factor DBS-like yields the protein MDNPAMASLMPAPLQNKKDVLFGNMPEIYTFHKRTFLGELEEYQGCPELVGRCFLQRMTDLQIYEKYCQNKPAL from the exons ATGGACAATCCAGCCATGGCCAGCCTCATGCCCGCTCCTCTGCAGAACAAGAAAGATGTGCTGTTTGGCAACATGCCAGAGATCTACACCTTCCACAAGAG GACCTTTCTGGGGGAGTTAGAAGAGTACCAAGGCTGCCCGGAACTTGTGGGTCGTTGTTTTCTGCAGAGG atgacAGACCTGCAGATCTATGAGAAGTATTGTCAGAATAAACCTGCGCTCTGA